In one window of Canis lupus baileyi chromosome 12, mCanLup2.hap1, whole genome shotgun sequence DNA:
- the INKA2 gene encoding PAK4-inhibitor INKA2 isoform X3, whose protein sequence is MDCYLRRLKQELVSMKEVGDDLQDQMNCMMGALQELKLLQVQAALERLDISAGSTAPGGPGSPGAQPEPAGWAAAAQCASRCLPLGTELPAAGSACGCGCGCGVRPLPGAQPAGHQGRTQPGPEPLEPEDWTSTLMSRGRNRQPLVLGDNVFADLVGNWLDLPELEKGAEKGEMGEPRGERSQPRELGRRFSLTANIFRKFLRSVRPDRDRLLKEKPGWAAPAASEPRAARSHKAKKRSHPKGPGRLPFPGTAGPRRGEGPAASCPKALEPSPSGFDVNTAVWV, encoded by the coding sequence GTGTCCATGAAGGAAGTGGGCGATGACTTGCAGGATCAGATGAACTGCATGATGGGTGCCCTGCAGGAACTGAAGCTCCTCCAGGTGCAGGCGGCGCTGGAACGGCTGGACATCTCTGCAGGGAGCACAgccccagggggcccagggaGCCCCGGAGCGCAGCCGGAGCCCGCTGGCTGGGCCGCCGCAGCGCAGTGCGCCTCCAGGTGCCTTCCTCTGGGCACCGAGCTTCCGGCCGCCGGCAGCgcgtgcgggtgcgggtgcgggtgcggggtgCGGCCCCTCCCCGGGGCACAGCCTGCAGGGCACCAGGGCCGCACGCAGCCGGGGCCAGAGCCACTGGAACCCGAAGACTGGACCTCCACGTTGATGTCCCGGGGCCGGAACCGACAGCCGCTGGTGCTGGGGGACAACGTCTTTGCGGACCTGGTGGGCAACTGGCTGGACCTGCCGGAGCTGGAGAAGGGGGCGGAGAAGGGGGAGATGGGGGAGCCCCGAGGGGAGAGGAGCCAGCCCCGGGAGCTGGGCCGCAGGTTCTCTCTCACGGCGAACATCTTTAGGAAGTTCCTGCGCAGCGTGCGGCCGGACCGGGACAGGCTGCTGAAGGAGAAGCCGGGCTGGGCAGCCCCCGCGGCCTCCGAGCCCAGGGCCGCCCGCTCGCACAAGGCCAAGAAGCGGAGCCATCCCAAGGGCCCCGGACGGCTCCCCTTCCCGGGCACCGCAGGGCCCAGACGCGGGGAAGGCCCCGCCGCCAGCTGCCCCAAGGCCCTGGAGCCGTCGCCTTCTGGCTTTGATGTCAACACGGCTGTTTGGGTCTGA